TACACTCGCGCGACCGGCCAGGAGCCGGGTCGAGACCACAGCCTAGCAAGAGTCCGGCCGGGCGCCACCCAGCGCCGGTAGGCTCCTGCCGTGCTCCTCTCCGACCGTGACATCACCGCCGAGCTCGACGCCGGACGAGTGGCCCTCGATCCGTACGACCCCGGGATGCTGCAGCCCGCGAGCATCGACGTGCGCATCGACCGCTTCTTCCGGCTGTTCGACAACCACAAGTACCCCTATATCGACCCCGCCGAGGACCAGCCCGAGCTGACCCGCCTCATCGAGTCGAAGCCGGGGGAGCCGTTCATCCTGCACCCGGGCGAGTTCGTCCTCGGGTCCACGTTCGAGCTGGTCACGCTGCCCGACGACGTCGCCGCGCGCCTCGAGGGCAAGAGCTCGCTCGGCCGCCTCGGCCTCCTCACGCACTCCACCGCGGGCTTCATCGATCCCGGGTTCTCCGGCCACGTCACGCTCGAGCTGTCGAACGTCGCGACGCTGCCCATCAAGCTCTGGCCCGGGATGAAGATCGGCCAGCTCTGCTTCTTCCGCCTGTCGTCGCCCGCCGAGAAGCCCTACGGATCCGGCGAGTACGCCTCCCGCTACCAGGGCCAGCGCGGCCCGACGGCCTCCCGCTCGTACCTCAACTTCGTGCACACCGACGTGACGGTGACCGACGCGGGGCAGCCGGGGGAGTAGCCCGGCCGGCCCGCCGGTCACTCACGCGGGGTGGGCCGCCGACGCTGCATCGGCCGCCACCTGCACCGCAACCACCGGCTCGCGCCCGAGCAGCATGGCCAGATCTCCGCTCGTCTCGGCGAGGAACCCGTGC
The genomic region above belongs to Clavibacter phaseoli and contains:
- the dcd gene encoding dCTP deaminase, encoding MLLSDRDITAELDAGRVALDPYDPGMLQPASIDVRIDRFFRLFDNHKYPYIDPAEDQPELTRLIESKPGEPFILHPGEFVLGSTFELVTLPDDVAARLEGKSSLGRLGLLTHSTAGFIDPGFSGHVTLELSNVATLPIKLWPGMKIGQLCFFRLSSPAEKPYGSGEYASRYQGQRGPTASRSYLNFVHTDVTVTDAGQPGE